CGGTGTGGTTCGCGCTTCGCTTCGCCGACCGGCAGGTGGAGCCGTTGACCGATCTGGTCGCCGCGGCCCGCAAGGTGGGGGCGGGCAACTTCGCCATGCGCGTCGAGGAACGCCGCGGCGGCGACGAAGTCGGTCTGCTCAACCGTGCGTTCAACCGGATGACCGCGCAACTGGAGAAGCAGACCGACGCTCTGGTGTCGGCCAACCGGCAACTCGACGAACGACGAGGGTTCATCGAAGCGGTGCTCGAATCGATCACGTCGGGGATCATCTCCACCGATGGCAGCGGCGAGATATTGTTGATGAATCCCTCAGCCCGCGCGGTGTTGCTGGGCAAGGAAGAGATCGAGGCTGCGGGCAAGCCGCTGGAGGATATCAGCCCCGCCATCGCCGCGATGGTCGAAAGCGGGGCGAAGGGTGGGGTCGTCTCCCACGAACGCGACAAGGAAATCATGACGCTGGCCGTTCGGGTGACCAGTTCCAGTACCGGGCATGTAGTGACTTTCGAGGACATCACGCGCCAGCTGCTCGACCAGCGTCAGGCCGCCTGGTCCGACGTCGCCCGCCGGATCGCGCACGAGATCAAGAATCCGCTGACCCCGATCCAGCTCGCCACCGAACGGCTGAAGCGCCGCTATCGCAAGCAGATCGCCAATGACGGCGATCTGTTCGATGAGCTTACCAGTACGATCGTTCGGCAAGTCGGCACGTTGCGGAACATGGTGGACGAGTTTTCCTCCTTCGCGCGTCTGCCCAAGCCGGTCTTCCGGCGCGAGGATCCGGCCGACCTGGTTCGGCAGTCGCTGTTCCTGCAGGAGGTCGCGCACCCGGCAGTCGATTTCGCCCTGGCGCTGGCGATCGATGACGATCTGCGGATCGAGTGCGATCGCCACCAGTTCGGCCAGGCGATGACGAACGTGCTCAAGAACGCGGTCGAGGCGGTCGAGGCGCGGGCGAGGGGGGCAGAGCCCGACTATCGGGGCAGAGTCGGCGTGACGGTCGATGCGGGAGAGACGCTGCTATCGATTACTGTCGAGGACAATGGCGTCGGCCTGCCCAACGAACCGGAAAGGATCGTCGAGCCGTATGTGACGATGCGCGAGAAGGGCACCGGGCTGGGCCTCGCGATCGTGAACAAGATCGTCGAGGAACATGGGGGCGACATGGCTTTCCGCCGGGTCGAAGGGGGCGGAACCCGGGTGGTGCTCAGCTTCGCGCGGGACCCGAACGCCCTGGCAACGGAAGCCGCCGAATGATCAACAAGAGAACTGAAATGAGGACGCTCTGATGGCGCTCGAAATACTTGTCGTGGATGACGAACGCGATATTCGCGATCTCGTGTCGGGTGTACTCAGTGACGAGGGGTACGAGTGCCGGACCGCCGCCGACGGGCAAACCGCGCTCGACATGGTGGACGAGAAGCGCCCCAGCCTCGTTCTGCTGGATGTGTGGCTGCACGGCAGCAAGCTCGACGGTCTCGAAGTGCTCGACGCGATCAAGCTGCGCGAGCCCAACCTGCCGGTGATCGTCTTCTCAGGGCACGGCAATATCGATACTGCGGTATCCGCGGTTTCGCGCGGGGCGATGGATTTCATCGAAAAGCCGTTCGAGGCGGAGCGCCTGCTGCTCCTCGTCGCGCGTGCGACCGAGACAGATCGGCTTCGCCGTGAAAACGAACGACTGCGTCAGGACACTCCCGGCGGGGAGGAATTTACCGGCAATTCGGCGGTGGTGAACCAGCTTCGCGCTACCCTGAAGCGCGTGGCAGGCACTGGCAGCCGGGTGCTGATCACCGGCCCGGCGGGAGCAGGTAAAGAAGTGGCGGCGCGCCTTCTGCACAATTGGAGCCCGCGGGCCGAAAGTGCCTTTGTCGTAGTGAACTCCGCCCGGATAACGCCGGAACGGTTCGAGCAGGAATTGTTTGGAGAGGAAGCCGACGGAAAACTGGTTCGTGCCGGATTGCTCGAACTGGCGGACGGTGGAACCCTGTTCCTTGACGAAGTTGCGGACATGCCGCTGTCGACCCAGGCGCGGATCCTCCGCGTTCTGACGGAACAGAGCTTCGTCAGGGTCGGCGGAACCCGGCAGATCGGCGTCGACATGCGGGTCGTCTCGTCGACCTCGCGCGATCTCCAGGCGGAGATCGACGAGAAGCGGTTTCGCGAGGATTTGTTCTACCGCCTCAACGTCGTGCCGGTCACCGTTCCATCGCTGACCGAACGCCGGGACGATATACCCGCGCTGGCCGACCATTTCTTCACCCGGTACGCCGCCGAGCAGGGCATCGCGCCTCCCTCCATCAGCGAAGAAGCGATGGCCGCGCTTCAGGCATACGACTGGCCGGGCAATGTGCGACAGCTGCGCAATGTGGTCGAGCGCACCATCATCCTGTCGCCGCGCGAACGGCTGGAAAAGATCGAGCCCGACATGCTCCCCAGCGAGGTAACGAGCGGAAAGATCGGGGGCGCTCCCGGGCTCGCTTCGCTGATGGGCGTTCCCTTGCGTGAGGCGCGGGAAACCTTCGAACGCGAGTATCTGACGATCCAGATCCGTCGCTTCTCCGGCAACATCTCGAAGACCGCTACCTTCATCGGGATGGAACGATCGGCCCTGCACCGAAAGTTGAAAATACTCGGCATGTCCGATCGCAAGGAAGAATGATGTGCCGGCTTGCGGAACCCGCGTCCATCATCCACATTTGACGAAGGGCGTTCTCTTTATCACCAGCGCCTTATTTTCCCGGTAGGTACCTGATCGGTAACCTTCCAGATCGCGGCCCGGCTTACGGGTCGCCCATAACAGGAGCCGAACAAGTGGCCGAAGGAAAGACCCTGACCGTCAAGCCGCGAGCGCCGAAGAAGGAGCCGCCCAAACCCGTGCCAGCGCCGGGCAACCTGCAGGATGCATTCCTCAATCTGCTGCGTCGTCAAAAGACGCCGGTCACTGTCTTTCTGGTCAAGGGCGTGAAGCTGCAGGGCATCGTCACCTGGTTCGACAATTTCTCGCTGCTCCTGCGTCGGGATGGCCAATCTCAGCTGGTCTACAAACACGCGATCAGCACCATCATGCCGGGCCAACCGATGGAGGCCGAACAGTTCGGGAGTAAGGACGGCAGCGCGAAGCAGCGCCTATTGCAGGACGTGTTCCTGAGCCGGGTGCGCGAGGCCGAGGTGCAAGTGACCATGTTCTTGGTGAATGGCGTCATGCTCCAGGGCCGGATCGCTGCCTATGACCTGTTCTGCACGCTTTTGGAGCGCGATGGCTACGTCCAGCTGGCATACAAGCATGCGGTGTCGACCATTCAGCCGGCCAGCCCGGTGGACTTGACCGAATGGGAAGGGGACGCCGACGACGGCAGCCCCGATGAAGAGGGCTGAGCCGCTGAACCTGGACGACGACCTGCTGGGAGAGGTGACCTCGGGCGCGCGAGCGTTAGTCGTGTGCCCCGATATTCGCGGAGCCGATTACGAACTGGGCGCGCAGGAGCGGCTGGAAGAGGCGTGCGGGCTCGCGCTCGCCATCGGCATCGAGATCGCCCATAGTTACGTGCTTCCGGTACGCGACGTCCGGCCGAACACGCTGTTTGGCGCCGGTCAGGTCGAACGGATCGGCACCGAGTGCGAGCAGCACGAAATCGAACTCGTCATTATCGATGGCGCGTTGAGCGCGATTCAGCAGCGCAATCTGGAAGACGCGCTCAAGCGCAAGGTGATCGACCGGACCGGCCTGATCCTGGAAATCTTCGGCGAACGGGCCGCGACGGCGGAGGGCCGCTTGCAGGTCGAGCTGGCGCACCTCGATTACCAGAGCAGTCGCCTCGTGCGCAGCTGGACCCACCTCGAGCGGCAGAGAGGTGGCTTCGGCTTCCTGGGCGGGCCGGGCGAAACGCAGATCGAGGCCGACCGGCGAATGATCCGCCAGCGCATGGCGCGATTGCGGCGGGATATCGAACAGGTTCGCAAGACCCGTTCCCTGCATCGCGATCGGCGAGAGCGGGCGCCGTGGCCTCTGGTCGCGATCGTCGGTTACACCAATGCCGGTAAATCGACGCTTTTCAACCGGCTGACCGGATCGGACGTTATGGCGGAAGATCTCCTGTTCGCCACGCTCGATCCGACCATGCGGGCGATCGAGCTGCCGGGGATGGAGAAGGTCATCCTGTCCGACACGGTGGGCTTCATTTCGGACCTGCCGACACAACTCGTCGCGGCATTTCGCGCTACGCTGGAAGAGGTCGTTGCTGCCGATGTCATCGTCCATGTGCGCGACATGGCCAATCCGGCAAACGCGGCGCAGAAGCAGCAGGTGCTCGATGTGCTCGCCGACCTCGGCGTCGGGGTGGGGGAGGGTGACGACGGGCACGAACCGACGCCGGTCGTCGAAGCGTGGAACAAGTGGGATTTGCTCGATCCGGAAACACGCGAGGAGCTCGGCCAGGCGGCCGCGAACGATCCGAACGTAGTGCCCATTTCCGCAGCCAGAGGAGAGGGCATAGACGACCTGCGCACGCGCATCGACGCGATACTGACAGCCGATGCGCGGTGCTACGAGCTGGCTTTGCCGGCGACCGATGGCAAGCGCCTGGCGTGGCTCCACCAGCACGGCCATGTCCTGTCGCAGGCGGAAGAGGAGGGCGGATTGGTAGCGCGATTGAGCGTCCGCCTGACGCCGCGGGAATACGGGCGGTTTCGGTCCCTCTCCGCTACCGACGCCGCGTGAACATGCGGCGGGGCCGCCTGCGTGCTATCACGAGGTGCGCTGGGCGGTTTTCTTGACGCGGTTCCAAAGCGCTTCCTGCTGGTCCAGATCGAGCTCGGCGAACGAACCGTCGGCCAGGTTTTCCATCACGCGATAGCGCCGCTCGAACTTCCTATTGGCGGCGCGCAATGCCTCTTCCGCCGGGACACCGTAGGCTCGGACAAGGTTGACCGCGGCAAACAGCAAATCGCCGGCTTCCTCCACCCGATCCTCGGCCGTCGCTGCTTCGGAGAGTTCGTCCATCTCCTCGAGGACCTTTGCGCGCGGGCCGTCGACATCCGGCCAGTCGAACCCGTCGCGAGCCGCGCGCTTTTGCAGCTTTTCCGCCCTGAGCAGCGCGGGCAACGCACCGGCGACCCCGTCCATCGAGCTGGTCGCGCCTTTGCTGTCGCGTTCTGTCGCCTTCAGCGTCTCCCAACGTTCATCGGTCATCGCGCCGTCGGAAGCGGTTCCGAAAATATGTGGATGGCGCGACTCCATCTTCTCGCAAATCGTCCGAGCGACATCTTCGAAGGAGAACACACCGGCTTCCTCGGCCATGCGAGCATGGAATACGACCTGGAAAAGCAGGTCGCCCAGTTCCTCGCGCAGATCGCCGAGCGCGTTGCGTTCGATCGCATCGGCGACTTCGTACGCTTCCTCGATCGTGTACGGTGCGATGGTCGCGAAAGTCTGCGCGCGATCCCAGTCGCATCCGGTCTCCGGATCGCGGAGCCTGGCCATGATTTCGAGCAGTCGTTCGATCGGGTTGGTCATGTGCGCTGCCTAATCGGTGAGGGAGCCGTACGCCAGCATGTCGGGGAACTCTCTCACCACCTCAAACCGAGAGTGATAATATATATTATGTTAAATAATATTGGTCCAGGGTGGGCGGGCGCCTGATTTGCCCTTCAGACAATCATCGAGATGACAATCGCGAGCCCTGTGAAAATCGCGGCCCAGACCAGCGCCAAGCGCAAACCGGAGCGCCAGTCGAGCCGAAAGGATGCGAACGCGCCAAGCGCCAGGATAAGCCAGCCAAGTAGCACCACGATCTGGAGCACTTCGTTGCCCATTATGCTTCCACCACCAGTCCATCGTGGCCGACGATAACACCCTTGGGAACTTCAGCCTGCAACGCTCTGTAATCCATCGATTTGTCCAAATGTGTCAGGACGAGTTTTCCAACCCGGCATCGCTTGGCCAAATTCAGCGCCATCGCGAGATGAGCATGCGTGGGATGCGGATCGCGCCGCAAACAATCGCACACAAGCACGTCCACCCCGCTAAATAGCGCAGTCATATCAGCTGTAATCTCGCTGAAGTCTGTGGCGTAACCGATTGTCTTTCCGTCTTTTTCGAAGCGAAAACCGGTGCTCTTCGCTGGACCGTGCGGCATACGGCACCAACCTATCCCGAAGCCTGCGAAGATTCTAAGTCGATCAAGCGTATCGAGCTCGACAATGGTCGGGTAACATATTCCCCAGCGAACACGTAGCTGAAGCGCGCGCGCAGCCGCCTGACCGTTTCTTCTGTTCCGTAGCCCGGAATCGGCCCTGAACGTCCGTAACGGAGCGACCGTAAATCATCGATCCCGTGGCAGTGGTCGGCATGGTCGTGGGTCCAGAATACGCCGTCGATCGAAGCGATGTCGTTGTCGAGCAGTTGGCGCCGAAGATCGGGCGAGGTGTCCACCAGGATCCGCTTGCCCTCGTCGCTCTCGACCATGATCGAGACGCGCATCCGATGATTCCGTGGCTCGTCCGGGTCGCAGGCACCCCAGTCGCCGTTGCTGCGGGGAACCCCGGTCGAGGTGCCCGAACCGAGCAGCGTGACCTTCACGCCTTCGCCCGAGTGAACAGACGGTGGAAATTGGCGGTGGTTGTTTCGGCCAGGCCGTCCAGCGGGACGCCCCGAAGCTCGGCGACAAATGTCGCGGTGTCCCGCACGAATGCCGGTTCGCAAGTTTTGCCTCGATTGGGTACGGGCGCGAGAAACGGGCTGTCGGTTTCGACCAGCAGCCGATCGGCGGGCACGCCCTTGGCCACTTCCTGCAAATCCTTGGCATTCTTGAATGTGACGATGCCGGACAGCGAGATCGTCAGCCCCAGATCGAGAACCTTTTGTCCGAACTCCGCCGATGCGGTGAAGCAATGGATCAGCGCAGGGAACGCGCCCTGCTCCATTTCTTGCGAGAGGATCGCGGCGGTATCTTCTTCAGCATCGCGCGTGTGGATGACGATGGGCAGGCCGGTCTCGCGCGCCACGCCGATGTGCATCCGGAACAGGGCCTGTTGCACTTGGCGGTCGGACTTGTCGTAATAATAGTCGAGCCCGGTTTCACCAATGCCGATGACGCGATCCTGCTGCGTCGCCGCCAGCAGCGCCTC
Above is a genomic segment from Erythrobacter sp. 3-20A1M containing:
- a CDS encoding ATP-binding protein — protein: MSMRRADIFTVLEIGASVAFVIMVGTTWLAFSGRSDSDHILMASQVAALLVGTLLPTMVLLVLGGRRLARRRAAGSTARLHTRLVFLFSIIAAVPTLLVSAFAAFLFQSGVDFWMSGESRGVMEQANRLARGYFEQNQLEVKNETYSMAGDILFLLQRQESPDLGDREFLSRYSDQMQGRDINESAILQAFPDGRMTTALAIGLTEGNEPAKAGERALPLFERGETEAVFADPTRIEAITPIDREAGIYLYNARNTEALSFSQWKQASSVVASYDALTARARALQLQFNLALFFVSLLLVGLAVWFALRFADRQVEPLTDLVAAARKVGAGNFAMRVEERRGGDEVGLLNRAFNRMTAQLEKQTDALVSANRQLDERRGFIEAVLESITSGIISTDGSGEILLMNPSARAVLLGKEEIEAAGKPLEDISPAIAAMVESGAKGGVVSHERDKEIMTLAVRVTSSSTGHVVTFEDITRQLLDQRQAAWSDVARRIAHEIKNPLTPIQLATERLKRRYRKQIANDGDLFDELTSTIVRQVGTLRNMVDEFSSFARLPKPVFRREDPADLVRQSLFLQEVAHPAVDFALALAIDDDLRIECDRHQFGQAMTNVLKNAVEAVEARARGAEPDYRGRVGVTVDAGETLLSITVEDNGVGLPNEPERIVEPYVTMREKGTGLGLAIVNKIVEEHGGDMAFRRVEGGGTRVVLSFARDPNALATEAAE
- a CDS encoding sigma-54 dependent transcriptional regulator → MALEILVVDDERDIRDLVSGVLSDEGYECRTAADGQTALDMVDEKRPSLVLLDVWLHGSKLDGLEVLDAIKLREPNLPVIVFSGHGNIDTAVSAVSRGAMDFIEKPFEAERLLLLVARATETDRLRRENERLRQDTPGGEEFTGNSAVVNQLRATLKRVAGTGSRVLITGPAGAGKEVAARLLHNWSPRAESAFVVVNSARITPERFEQELFGEEADGKLVRAGLLELADGGTLFLDEVADMPLSTQARILRVLTEQSFVRVGGTRQIGVDMRVVSSTSRDLQAEIDEKRFREDLFYRLNVVPVTVPSLTERRDDIPALADHFFTRYAAEQGIAPPSISEEAMAALQAYDWPGNVRQLRNVVERTIILSPRERLEKIEPDMLPSEVTSGKIGGAPGLASLMGVPLREARETFEREYLTIQIRRFSGNISKTATFIGMERSALHRKLKILGMSDRKEE
- the hfq gene encoding RNA chaperone Hfq; translated protein: MAEGKTLTVKPRAPKKEPPKPVPAPGNLQDAFLNLLRRQKTPVTVFLVKGVKLQGIVTWFDNFSLLLRRDGQSQLVYKHAISTIMPGQPMEAEQFGSKDGSAKQRLLQDVFLSRVREAEVQVTMFLVNGVMLQGRIAAYDLFCTLLERDGYVQLAYKHAVSTIQPASPVDLTEWEGDADDGSPDEEG
- the hflX gene encoding GTPase HflX is translated as MKRAEPLNLDDDLLGEVTSGARALVVCPDIRGADYELGAQERLEEACGLALAIGIEIAHSYVLPVRDVRPNTLFGAGQVERIGTECEQHEIELVIIDGALSAIQQRNLEDALKRKVIDRTGLILEIFGERAATAEGRLQVELAHLDYQSSRLVRSWTHLERQRGGFGFLGGPGETQIEADRRMIRQRMARLRRDIEQVRKTRSLHRDRRERAPWPLVAIVGYTNAGKSTLFNRLTGSDVMAEDLLFATLDPTMRAIELPGMEKVILSDTVGFISDLPTQLVAAFRATLEEVVAADVIVHVRDMANPANAAQKQQVLDVLADLGVGVGEGDDGHEPTPVVEAWNKWDLLDPETREELGQAAANDPNVVPISAARGEGIDDLRTRIDAILTADARCYELALPATDGKRLAWLHQHGHVLSQAEEEGGLVARLSVRLTPREYGRFRSLSATDAA
- the mazG gene encoding nucleoside triphosphate pyrophosphohydrolase — protein: MTNPIERLLEIMARLRDPETGCDWDRAQTFATIAPYTIEEAYEVADAIERNALGDLREELGDLLFQVVFHARMAEEAGVFSFEDVARTICEKMESRHPHIFGTASDGAMTDERWETLKATERDSKGATSSMDGVAGALPALLRAEKLQKRAARDGFDWPDVDGPRAKVLEEMDELSEAATAEDRVEEAGDLLFAAVNLVRAYGVPAEEALRAANRKFERRYRVMENLADGSFAELDLDQQEALWNRVKKTAQRTS
- a CDS encoding TatD family hydrolase, with protein sequence MLIDSHCHLEYEGLVEDQAAVLDRARAAGVHGFLNISTRQSEWDRVVGTAQREPDVWASVGIHPHEADAHEDLGREALLAATQQDRVIGIGETGLDYYYDKSDRQVQQALFRMHIGVARETGLPIVIHTRDAEEDTAAILSQEMEQGAFPALIHCFTASAEFGQKVLDLGLTISLSGIVTFKNAKDLQEVAKGVPADRLLVETDSPFLAPVPNRGKTCEPAFVRDTATFVAELRGVPLDGLAETTTANFHRLFTRAKA